Proteins from a single region of Trichoderma asperellum chromosome 3, complete sequence:
- a CDS encoding uncharacterized protein (EggNog:ENOG41), translating to MAETSEADAARRSSVDLTDPVDNFEDSDCAFSDDDLGLGIDMDFALGMPSVEEDMQDNERRIFTPPPRIAARFYRPSQTRRRDSAASSRRNSMSSAHSRCSSIQPTSRRNSDQSKYNAQHVRRTNFLEDRRARLADRAAHAEKVRLRAALAKAAPRGQTASEERALAAQQARQRNLAEIVANCAEEVKKAKLVAESTKERREQEIAKMKAQMEERMAEAQKRREELLNKSAVKRARGQSVVAKKSSAEALPLAKDVALRPALSDDEAATKIQTWWRGCARKKTIQQFYALGLSVDGIRDTSFDAVVNLLAQPHVVLITSQLLRICGLQEGEPGSVEEMAAVRTFLSAFLILGHPNQVLNNVDEGAEAKDEEALFAGHRLPATDLNNPQLQDLVDKAKDVLISFENILAWLTPANRYTMPPSLQTTFPQAYSAFYNAFIAWKSRDSDALIEVMLMQIVELDAIFHTVKETTDEAAAALYQQSIQDSQLMLIVRIKQLAGAEKGRKMIFQAISEARKSRRVKKLGDTKPRVADSENASGDAQATAASNFVSSDSQMLTPPSTPASKSQARATTTTKTGLNGLIPDNRVIVHELAINKRYQIPAEEYVEKQAVVSRPLYAHMRAAMDDAPEEANFRLFMLRAGHIKDRLQRPLKEGNPMYNLIGEILDVEIAHKQFEMGSFSYEKFFSAMASLLPKLCAPFRDDQLKDLVQNRLSNGSVIDKIEALDHFVDVLLCDYINYLLKAAAPSLIESAATYESKRFAEEQGDKQDDLPVAEAAWRSARAKVMAEVQKRDVEGINHPKSRPTASKIYAQMLVDVFTQPTPVGPEQIPEMLRLDQARINQVSIMIQRIITAGAVLLQCKNLMKRDVRSAWKTEAARVMAVLEANHASVDTAVDGVMAALEAGRSMPLPTKTHLRALVTKVLTASREMSARSTEPRDPVLRLLLTRLRGNILARLASGSASEKVKAANTAGEKLASLGLSEFVENVRQMSDLLDKVGAVDRAAHSQWWDAVAAKVQQEESNA from the coding sequence ATGGCCGAAACCAGCGAGGCAGACGCCGCGCGTCGCTCTTCTGTTGACCTGACGGACCCCGTGGACAACTTTGAAGACTCCGACTGCGCATTCTCAGACGACGACCTAGGCCTGGGCATAGATATGGATTTTGCTCTTGGCATGCCATCCGTGGAAGAAGACATGCAGGATAACGAAAGACGCATCTTTACGCCTCCCCCACGAATCGCCGCTCGCTTCTACCGACCCTCGCAAACACGCCGCAGGGATTCAGCTGCCTCATCGCGCCGCAACTCCATGTCTTCCGCCCACTCCCGCTGCTCATCCATCCAGCCCACCAGCCGCCGCAACAGCGACCAGAGCAAATATAATGCACAGCATGTACGACGCACAAACTTCCTAGAGGACCGCCGGGCCCGGCTAGCTGATAGGGCTGCTCATGCTGAAAAGGTTCGATTGAGGGCTGCTTTGGCCAAGGCGGCTCCTCGTGGACAAACCGCCTCGGAGGAACGTGCGTTGGCGGCGCAACAGGCACGACAGCGCAACTTGGCTGAAATCGTGGCCAACTGCGCCGAAGAGGtcaaaaaggccaagctgGTTGCCGAGTCAACAAAGGAGCGCCGCGAGCAAGAAATTGCAAAGATGAAGGCGCAGATGGAGGAGCGCATGGCTGAAGCGCAGAAACGGCGAGAGGAGCTTCTAAACAAATCCGCAGTGAAGCGCGCCAGGGGCCAGAGCGTCGTTGCTAAGAAGTCTTCTGCCGAGGCACTGCCCCTTGCAAAGGATGTGGCTCTACGTCCGGCGTTGAGTGACGACGAGGCAGCCACCAAGATCCAGACCTGGTGGCGCGGATGTGCGAGAAAGAAGACTATCCAACAGTTTTACGCCCTTGGCCTCAGTGTTGACGGGATACGAGATACATCCTTTGACGCTGTTGTCAATCTACTTGCTCAGCCACACGTCGTGCTCATTACATCACAGCTTCTGAGGATTTGTGGCCTCCAGGAGGGCGAACCAGGCTCTGTCGAGGAGATGGCTGCGGTTCGCACCTTTTTGAGCGCATTTCTCATTCTTGGGCATCCTAACCAGGTGCTAAATAACGTTGATGAAGGGGCCGAAGCTAAAGATGAGGAAGCGCTATTTGCCGGCCATCGACTGCCCGCGACAGACTTGAATAACCCTCAGCTGCAGGACTTGGTCGATAAGGCAAAGGATGTCTTGATCTCCTTTGAAAATATTCTGGCTTGGCTGACGCCAGCTAACCGGTACACCATGCCCCCTTCACTGCAGACGACCTTTCCACAGGCATACTCGGCGTTTTACAATGCGTTTATAGCTTGGAAGTCCAGAGACTCGGACGCCCTTATTGAAGTAATGTTGATGCAGATTGTGGAATTGGATGCCATCTTCCATACTGTCAAGGAGACTACGGACGAAGCGGCCGCGGCGCTCTATCAACAGAGCATCCAAGACAGCCAGCTTATGCTAATTGTTAGGATAAAGCAGCTGGCGGGTGCGGAGAAGGGAAGGAAGATGATTTTCCAGGCAATAAGTGAAGCCAGAAAATCACGTAGGGTCAAGAAACTCGGCGATACCAAGCCCCGAGTTGCTGACAGCGAAAATGCGTCTGGAGATGCTCAAGCGACAGCAGCTAGCAACTTTGTTTCGTCGGATTCACAAATGCTTACTCCTCCGTCAACACCAGCTAGCAAGAGTCAGGCcagagcaacaacaacaactaaGACGGGGCTTAACGGACTGATTCCAGACAATCGCGTCATTGTACACGAGCTGGCCATTAACAAGAGGTACCAAATTCCAGCCGAGGAATATGTAGAGAAGCAGGCCGTCGTTTCCCGGCCACTGTACGCTCATATGAGGGCTGCTATGGACGATGCCCCTGAGGAGGCGAACTTCCGTTTGTTCATGCTCAGGGCCGGCCACATCAAGGACCGGCTCCAGCGACCCTTGAAGGAGGGAAACCCCATGTACAACCTGATTGGCGAAATCTTGGACGTGGAAATTGCGCACAAGCAGTTTGAAATGGGGAGCTTTTCATACGAAAAGTTCTTCTCGGCCATGGCGTCCCTTCTGCCCAAGCTCTGCGCGCCATTCCGGGATGACCAGCTCAAGGATCTGGTCCAAAACAGACTGAGCAACGGCAGCGTGATTGACAAGATTGAAGCTCTGGATCATTTTGTCGATGTTTTGCTTTGCGACTACATAAATTACCTGCTTAAGGCGGCGGCCCCATCGCTGATTGAGTCAGCTGCTACGTATGAGTCTAAACGATTCGCTGAGGAGCAAGGAGACAAGCAGGATGATCTACCGGTTGCCGAAGCAGCATGGCGGTCGGCAAGGGCCAAGGTAATGGCTGAGGTTCAGAAACGGGACGTCGAGGGCATCAACCACCCCAAGTCACGACCAACTGCCTCCAAGATTTATGCTCAGATGCTTGTGGATGTCTTTACACAACCTACCCCTGTTGGCCCGGAGCAGATTCCAGAGATGCTGCGCCTTGACCAGGCCCGCATCAACCAGGTGTCGATCATGATTCAGCGAATCATTACTGCTGGTGCCGTGCTGCTGCAATGCAAGAATCTCATGAAACGAGATGTACGTTCAGCGTGGAAGACGGAAGCGGCTCGTGTCATGGCTGTCCTCGAGGCTAATCACGCATCGGTGGACACGGCGGTTGACGGTGTCATGGCTGCTCTGGAGGCGGGCCGCTCTATGCCCCTTCCCACCAAGACTCACCTGCGTGCTTTGGTGACCAAGGTGTTGACGGCGAGTCGGGAGATGTCTGCCCGATCTACGGAGCCGCGCGACCCAGTCCTACGACTCCTTCTCACTCGTTTACGAGGCAATATCCTGGCTCGTCTTGCATCCGGATCGGCGAGTGAAAAGGTCAAGGCTGCCAACACTGCGGGCGAGAAGCTGGCCAGTCTTGGACTGTCCGAGTTTGTTGAGAATGTTAGGCAAATGTCTGACTTGCTGGACAAGGTTGGAGCGGTTGATCGAGCAGCTCACAGCCAGTGGTGGGATGCTGTTGCGGCCAAAGTACAGCAGGAAGAGTCAAATGCTTGA